The sequence below is a genomic window from Lolium perenne isolate Kyuss_39 chromosome 7, Kyuss_2.0, whole genome shotgun sequence.
aaggactaggtaactatgtatcgaaagcttatagcaaatgaacttaatgacgtgatcttatgctacgcttaattgggtgtgtccattacatcattcacataatgatataaccttgttattaataacatccaatgttcatgatcatgaaactatgatcatctattaatcaacaggctagttatacaagaggcttactagggactccttgttgtttacataacacacatgtatcaatgtttcagttaatacaattatagcatggtatataaacatttatcataaatacaaagatatataataaccactttattattgcctcttgggcatatctccaacacttgcgtggtggccgcacACTCCCTCATGCATGTCTTTTAATATAACTcgcccttcttcgggtgtgatgcACCTCTGCAGTACTCATGAGATGCTCCTTTTGTATAACTCTCCCTTGACCACGGTGAACGCattagatcgtcgaataactcgtcgTGCTTCTACCGGATCTTCGGGTATCTCCTTCCTTGTGATGTATGCCACATAAACCTGCATCCATGGAAATTGTATCATCATAACCTCTTcaggttcctcctcatcttccgatGCGTTTGTTTATTCAGCtcctggagcccccgagccttccttggccttttcttttttcttcggCTACTTCGGCGCTTCCTTCGCCTTAGTTGATCTTTCACTTATCTCGTCCCAGAAAACGCCAGGTGGTATTGGTAAGCATTGCGAGCCGATGTTGgccagaacgtcggcttcgtcgttgctaaaTCTGCCGATGTGATTGACTTTGCAACCatcgaagagtttctcgagttcattgtacacctccttgtatgatatcatgctatcgttgactgcgTCGCACTTGTTCATCAGCTGTTGAGCGACCAACtgggagtcgccgaagatttttaatcgagttgcgccacacgcctttgccatcttcatcccgtgtatgagggcttcatattctgcctcattgttggaCGCGTTGGGGAACGCCATCCGCAGTATATATTTCATTTTGTCGCCTTGGGGTGATACAAGTATCACGCctactccagctccttctaatctcttggacccgtcagagTTCATATGCCAAgtactcgacaaatctgggggtcctgtattttgtagttccatccactctgcgaaaaAGTCTAGCAGAATCTGCGACTTGATCgcctttcttttttcgtacgtgatgtctcGAGGGGAAAGCTCAATGCCcaaaagggagacacgtcccgtGGCTTCAGGATTGTTCAGGATGTTCGACAGAGGTgcctcattgactactattatcgggtgtgccgaaaatagTGTCGtaactttcttgctgttgtgaatactccatacacAAGTTTCTGATATTGCGGGTAACTTTGCTTGGATGGTGATAGCacctcgctgatgaagtatactggtcTCTGAACTCCATgaatcttcccttcttcttcttgttccaACACGAGGACTgtactgaccacctgaggtgtggccgcgatatataacaggaggggttcttTTTTTCCTTCGGAGTCACCAACACCggaggtgtcgaaattgtgcgcttcagatgCTCAAATGCTTTGTCTGCTTCTTTGTTCCACTCGAAatttctccttgcttgatgagcGCATAGAAGGGAAGCGCTTTTTCTCTTAGCCTGGCGACAAACCTGCTCAAAGATGCGACACGGCTCGTCAGCTGCTGTATCTCCTTGAGCTTGGTTGGTTTCCTCATCGTCATGATGGCCTGTATTTTCTCGAGATCtgcctcgattcctctggctgacaCCAAGTACTCCAGAAGTTCTCCCACAGGGACAGTAAAGGAACAtttcgtcgggtttagcttgaggcgaaacttgccgaggttgtcgaaggtttctctaagatcatcaatcAAAGATGACCcttgctttgttgttatgacgatgtCCTCGATGTATACTTGAACattcttgccaatctgtgtggcgagacacttctgcatcattctctgataggtagctcccgcgtttttcaacctgaagggcattgttttgtagcaaaacacgccataaggggttataaaagctgttttgacttcatcttcttcttttaggcggatctggttgtaactagaatacgcgtccaagaaggaaagacgttcgcatcccgctgtggagtcaacaatttgatcgatcctcgggaggggaaagtgatcctttggacaatgtttactaagacacgtgaagtcgacgcacatgcggaggatatcagtgtttttcttcgggaccaaaactaggttagctacccatgtggcctatgTGTGTAGTTCCTTGATGAAATTTGCTTCTTGAAGTCGATTaatctctgatagcatagctttgcggtttggctccaagAAACGCCGCAAACTTGGATCCAGattaagggggtgctcggcaagttccctgggtactcctggcatgtcagctggacaccatgcgaagatttcccagcgctaacggaggaactcgacgagcgtactttcctatgcgctatccatgttTGTTGTGATAGTTGTCGTCTTCTTAggatccgtcgggtgaatctgcacttccttggaatTCTTAGAGGTGTCGAAGGTTTGCTCCTTGAGCGGCCTTCCTCCGTTGGGTAGCACGTCGTAGTCGGTGGTGAGTCTAGAAGCTGCATACtcagcctgcatcccgaaagtttcggaaagcttatgaaagtccttgtcacatttatctgcTAGAGCAAAACTTCCCTTCATTGTGATTGGACCTTTGGGACCAGGAATCCTCCATAGCAAGTATATATAATGCGGTACAACCATGAATCTGGCATACGCGGTTCGACCcaatatagcgtgatactgtgatggaaaatcgataagctcaaactccaacttctccctcctgtaattttctcgagttCCAAATTGCACGTCGAGGTTTATCTTTCCCAAAGGACAgttcggcttctctggtgtgatgccatgaaaGCGGGTATCTGTTGGAGTCAAATTTGCTAGAgagatattcatcttccttaaagTGTTTGCGTATATGAGATTCATACTgctccctccatctatgaatatacGCGAAACCTCGAATCCTGTGATCACTACCGGTAAAATCATGGCTGCTTGTCCTGGTCGTGGTACTTGGGGTGGGTGATCCGCTTGAGTAAATcctatgtcctgtcccgaccaattgaggtactcgatggttggtggaggcatcttctctgccatgtatACCTGTCGCGAAATTACCTTTTGCATCCTATTCGAGGGTctccctttctgaatcatcgacactgctcctgtTGTGTCAATGTAAGGACCGTTGTTTGTTGGAGCTACCGCCAATTGCAACTGATGTTGATTTTCACTAGTAATTGCAGGTGGAGGTGGCAGGTGAACCTCACTCCTTGGTCCCCTGTTTGCTACTTGTGCATTTGTATGCTCCACATATCTATGCAGAGCTAGGAatgttcggcagtccttctgaaggtgcccagactgtctttttccgtcactgtcgaggaaaaaatgcatctggcatggcccgttcagaAGATCTACGGGTGATATATTGTATGGCCTCGGGAACCTTGGCCGATTATTTTGTCTGCTGGAGCTTGGCGCATCTCGATGATCATTGCGCTGGTCGTTACCTCTCTGGTAATCATCCAGATGATTTCCTCCAcagtttcctcggaagccagccgccacTTAGCTGGGACTGTCGTAATCTGAGAACTGAAGAGAATATCATCACCTATTTTGGTTGTTGTTTCTGTTGTGATCTTCCTCGGGTGATCTGTGTCTTTTATTATGAACAACATATTCACCATCCGCCCATcgattcgctatctccatgaGATCTGCTATTGTTCTTGGCCTGGATCTGCCCAAATCCTCGATTAAGTCTCTTCTTCGGATCCCTGCGACAAATGTGTcgattgctctttcgtcagatatgttttctgccgatttttttatgatgttccatcGCTGGATGTACATCCTCATTGGTTCATCATACTTCTGTTTGCTGACCCTCAACACTTctattgacgcaggtttcttgcacatTGAGCGGAAGTTTTTTTACGAACAAGTCCTCGAAagtctcccagctgtcgatggatccttccggtaatttctttatccacgatcttgcggctccactgaggtgaacctggatgctttgcatggcagtTGCTCGAGTTCCACCTGTTAACTTCACCGTTTCCaggtaatctaccagccaatcctctgggtcttgcaaaccatcgaactttttgtaattatcgggtaacttaaacccagaAGGAACCCGAGTTTTATGGACTCGTCGAGTAAAACAagggagcccgcacatatcctcttcatcAACTTCTGGTGATTGCCGATCACTACTAGGAAATGCACTACCGCCGGCGCCCCAGAaacccttaccgccggcgtttttgcattcgccggcgaccacctcgccggtggtaatgcctCATCGCCGGCGCCTTCCAATTCGCCGGTGGTAAGAGCCTTTACCGCTGGCGTTTTACCCTATTCGCCGGGGGTATGTCTTACCGCCGGCGTCTTCCCATTTCGCCGGGGGTATCAGGTCGTAGTGCTGGCGATTTGGAAAACGCCAGGGATACATGAAAATTTCGCCAGTGGTAATATTAACaggagaaaaaataaaaaaactcgAATTTCACAGTATATACACCAGAATTCATAGCATATACATAGAATATACAGGCAATTACCAGAATGACAGTAAAATAGACATCATTAGCAAGATACACATCATTAGAAAGTCCCGAAATGTCcataacatgcatgcatgcatcaataacacaagtgtcgaccatatggttcaaccatcacgactcgaagtagcacgtattacacaaatacatacaagtccagtcgacgacctagctaaacaacaatgacatagtAAACTAGAGAGGCGGTAGcggcaagcatcatcacgatgaaaggggtcctccacatctccctcctctgtcccgctcgaaagttggcgtatcgagtttccgcctcctccaaagtggtgtaccccttgtagctgttgccgctgaaacggtggacctgcctcctacagtcttcccagtcctcgtagactccaggaaccctgccgtggtagacgacatagtacgtcatctatgcaaacacacaacaaagaaatgaaagttgttagtacatccatagagagagatataacatatAGGTGTGCAAAAGAACAAACATAAAAAATACTTATGTAatttatgactaacatttgcagGACACAAAAGTTTTTGACTCAAGTCTACTTCGGCGGGAAGGGGCGGATGCCCTCGAGCGTGTTGAATGTTCTCTCGTCacatccatcttctaatcggccttGTATCTCGGAATTAGAAAGTGCGGAGGCATAGTTGAACAAGCCACCATTCATGATgacatccctccagagtattgtgcaaatggtccgctggatggcacggaagtcgcctctcacgttttcatcggtggtgtccgccATGTTCACGAACTTCCCCCGCAGAGCAgatggcaacaagagatcgttctgagaccttacaaccgccctcatctgtaggatggcaaaccaTGCCTCCATCCTATTGTCATCCGCCGATTGCTTTaggcaggggaacttggttatgtggttgcacacatgGCAACCCTTaactttcttctcatgcctgaGTTTGTTGACGCCAACCTCAGCTATGAAGCCGTtgagggctttatcaagtgtagacttaaggtcggtgaagtcTTTCTCCTTATCAAGCCCGGAGTCGAGATAAGTGACATCGGAATGATACGGGTaaaagaggaggagggtgcaaTACTTGAAActgcgcaaaatggaaataaaccatcatactcagctattaaggaaattcatgaaagaatgtaaTATAGGGTACTttagtaaccaaatacttactcgcggaaatatggtatgACAAAGCAACtcttatccttgtttaacaccaagaaatTCTTGATATAGTTGGCGAGAAACGCTTGTTCGGTCTGGGCGACAGTTGGAGTCATGTAGTaggggtccatgatagcgatgtgcgttgtgttctccatggcgatatcgtgcgccatgctgagcgataTGAGGCGGACCAAGCTTCGGTCTAGCTGTTGCATGTGCAAGAGCCTGAAGATGTCTTCGTACCGAATGAATatcaagtccgcagggtatgtgTTGACAAAGCCAAAGCCAGTGGGCACCTTGGCGATCAAAATCGGGTACGATGGATTTCTATCTTGAAGAAGTAGCTTCTCCTTTGTTAGAATAGCATCATGCACGCTCCTCATATCCGGCGTCAACTTGTTGACATAGTGTGCCGGCAGCATCGGCTCGCCTAAGTGATGCAActtcctccacggggtcggcaacttgtcattaaccactATCTTGCTTGCCGCAACATCTCCCGACTTCTTCCGCTTCCTGCccttcttcttactgcaactggCCGGAGCGGCGTTTTGTTTCATACCTtccgtggtcgcaccaaggagtgtcctcggggtaagcccaactcggggcggagcggtgaaggcggtagTGTCCTCCTGCTCGGGCgtttcttgtgaaaggaacaacttcttctttaggATATGACcggcgggtggcttgtaaggagaaaccGCGTCGGCGTCGAGCTCGGCGATGAACGTATCAATGggagcttgatcgatgtccaacgcCTTCTCGTGCTGACTCTCGTGCGGACTATCGGGCTGACTATCGGGCTCAAATTGATCATAAGCCGGTGGAGCACTGGCCCTGCCTTTGCCTGCCGTCAAAGCAGTCGTTGGAGCTGGGACCTTCGCTTGGCTCGGGGCATCCGTTGCATcctgaggagtgaccatgccatagcttgcgtccgaacctgaggcggtgttcagccgaattagggctttcggccatagaaggatgtgattcttgaggtccccgagagtgagcggggtttccgtttccgggggttgataaggaggatggaggtcttggcatcccggtaacgaccggttcacgcgaacccggctcaagctatcatccatcctgacgcagtggaaaatccgctgtgttggcaggatgacactgccgctcgctacagccttcaacttgttgtccacattcagtagcaaggtgcaaggagtcgcgttcgcctgtgaaaacatgtgtatgtcagagaggggcgacgacaaagtaactaatttgtagagcttgagatactaaattaattaccgtgagggcgtcgagctcggctcgcGTTGAAGGACCGAGGCCAGGCGTGCAGGTGACTGAGGGGCTAGTACTGGGCCCCCCCAGGTCCGGCGAATCCTCTCTAGCGccgacattgccggcgggtggagtcaccaagttgggtgtgcattgagcgtgtctagttggaggccggttgtccgagttgctggcgcctaggctgataaccggcatcggtcccttaccgccggcgtcgaagtaattcttcatcgacagcacaagatcagggatgatttcattgaccctgTTGGCCAGCGCGTCATCGACCCTGGTAgcaacctcggcactgacgcgttgctgaacctcggcactgactcgttgctgaacctcggcactgacgcgttgctccatggttgtttccaggtcggccacctttttcagaAGAGCCTCGTGCTCCCTGTCCTTCTGCGCCTGCCGCGACTCCCTAGTGCTTGAGGGCACGTCCAAGCCATAGTCGGCAAGcttgcgacctcctccggcgccggggacacggtggggcttgtccaaaagcggccgcgccttcacggtgttcagacccctga
It includes:
- the LOC139834044 gene encoding uncharacterized protein; amino-acid sequence: MVTPQDATDAPSQAKVPAPTTALTAGKGRASAPPAYDQFEPDSQPDSPHESQHEKALDIDQAPIDTFIAELDADAVSPYKPPAGHILKKKLFLSQETPEQEDTTAFTAPPRVGLTPRTLLGATTEGMKQNAAPASCSKKKGRKRKKSGDVAASKIVVNDKLPTPWRKLHHLGEPMLPAHYVNKLTPDMRSVHDAILTKEKLLLQDRNPSYPILIAKVPTGFGFVNTYPADLIFIRYEDIFRLLHMQQLDRSLVRLISLSMAHDIAMENTTHIAIMDPYYMTPTVAQTEQAFLANYIKNFLVLNKDKSCFVIPYFRDFKYCTLLLFYPYHSDVTYLDSGLDKEKDFTDLKSTLDKALNGFIAEAEYAASRLTTDYDVLPNGGRPLKEQTFDTSKNSKEVQIHPTDPKKTTTITTNMDSA